The DNA region CAAGGGCGGTGGGCCAAGCTGCTGAGCGAGCGGGCCTTCCCGGGCGCCAAGGCGTTCTTCTGCAACTCCGGCGCGGAGGCCAACGAGGCGGCCATCAAGCTCATCCGGCTGCACACCCCTGAGTCGCGCTACAAGATCATCACCTTCACAGGCGGCTTCCACGGCCGGACGATGGGCGCCGTTACGGCAACGGCGCAGCCCAAGTACCACGAGGGGATCGGCCCGCTGGTTGCCGGCTTCGAGTACGCCCCGTTCGGCGACCTGGCGGCGGTCGAGGCGCTCATCGACGACCACACGGCCGGCTTCCTGGTAGAGCCCATCCAGGGCGAGGGGGGCGTCCGCCTCGCCCCCGAGGGGTTCTTGCAAGGCCTCCGCGACCTAGCGGACCGGCACGGCCTGGTGCTGGCGTTTGACGAAGTGCAGGCGGGCTGCGGCCGCACGGGGCACTGGTTCGCCTTCCAGCACTTCGGCGTCACGCCCGACGTGATGACCCTGGCCAAGAGCCTGTGCGGCGGCGTGGCCGGCGGCGCGATGCTGGTCAAGTCGGAACTCGCCCCCAGCCTGCGGCCCGGCATGCACGCCGCGACCTTCGGCGGCAACCCTCTGGCCGCGGCAGCCGGGATCGCCACGATCGAGACGATCGAAGAGGTCGGGCTGCTGCAGCGGGCCGGTGAGCTAGAGACGCTGTTCCGCGAGCGGCTCGAACCCCAGGTCGAAGAGCTCCCCATCGCCGCCGAGTTTCGCGCCTGCGGCGTGATGATCGGCCTCGAGCTGCTCACCCCCGGCGCGCCGATCGTGCAGGCCTGCATGGAGCGCGGCCTGCTCATCAACTGCACTCAGAACACCGTGATCCGCCTGCTGCCGCCGCTGACGCTCACCGACGAAGAACTGCACGCCGGCTGCGACATCTTGATCGACGCGCTCCGCAATCACACACCCAGCTAGAAAAACCAACCACGGAGCCACAGAAGAAACAGAGAAGAAGACACCCAGAACTCTCTCGCAGAGGCGCAGAGACGCAGAGAACTGAAAGAATCAGCACCTGTCCTCTGCGTCTCCGCGCCTCTGCGAGAGGTTCTTGTCTTTGCGATGCTCTGTGTTCTCAGTGACTCAGTGGTTAACTAATTCGACGACCGAGAAAGCCATGCGTCACCTGCTCACCGTCGCCGACCTGTCCGCCGGCGATATCGAGGCGGTCTTCGCGATCGCCGAAGACCTGAAGACCAAGTTTGCTCAGGGCCAGCGCGAGGCGCTGCTGCCCGGGCGGGTGATGGCGCTGTTGTTTGAGAAGCAGTCGCTCCGCACCCGGGTGAGCTTCGAGGCGGGCATGACCCACCTGGGGGGCGGGAGCCTGATGCTGGGGGACGACGCCGGCTTCGGCAAACGCGAGAGCATCGCGGACTTTACGCGGGTGCTCAGCGGGATGGTCGACGTGATCGTGGTCCGCGCCAAGAGCCACGCCACAGTAGTCGAGGTCGCACGCCACTCCACGTGCAGCGTCATCAACGGCCTGACCGACACGTCGCACCCCTGCCAGGCGCTGGCCGACCTGCTGACGGTGCGCGAGCGGTTCGGCTCGCTCAAGGGGCTCAAGCTGGCCTGGGTGGGGGACGGCAACAACGTGGCCCGCAGCCTGGCGGCCGCGTGCGGTCGGGCCGGCGTGGAGTTGGCGGTCGCCACGCCCAAGGGGTACGAACTGGATGTTTCTGGCGAGGAGATGAAGGGGGTCAAGTTCACCGCGACGAACGACCCACATGAAGCCGCCGCCGGCGCCCACGCCGTGTACACCGACGTGTGGGCCAGCATGGGCCAGGAAGCCGAGCGTGAGCAGCGTCAGAAAGATTTTGCCGACTTCCAGGTCAACAGCCGGCTGATGGCCAGCGCCGACCCCGAAGCGATCTTCCTCCACTGCCTGCCGGCCCGCCGCGGTGAGGAGGTGACGGACGAAGTGATGGACGCGCCGTACAGCCTTGTGGTGCAGCAGGCCGCCAACCGCATGCACGCCCAGAAAGGGGTGCTGGTGTGGCTGTTGGGGTCGAAGGCGTAGTCGCTGAGATGATCGATGATAGAGGTTCGATGCTAGGGGACGCTGCGCGACGCCACTCCTTTCTCCCCAACATCTATCATTTAACCTCTATCGTCTCCCTCAGAACCCGCTGCCCTTGGTCTTCAGCCGCACGCGGCAGAACAGGTCGTCGCTGGTCATGTAGAGCGTGCGGCCATCGTCGCCAAAGGCGCAGTTGGCGATCAGCCCGCCGGTGCGGATCGTGCCGAGGTGGTCCCCCTCGGGGGTCAGCACCAGCACGCCCCCCGGGCCCGTCACGAACAGGTTGCCCTGCGTGTCGAGCTTGAGGCCGTCCGGCATCCCGGGCCGCGTCTTGGAGAGCTCCAACGCGTCAAACAGCACACGCCGGTTCGAGAGCGAGCCATCGGACCCGACGTCGTAGGCAAAGACGTGCGGCTTCTTGGGGTCCGACTGCGCTACGTACAGCGTCTGCTCGTCTGGAGACAGCGCCACCCCGTTGGGTGCGTTGAGCGATTGATCTTCCACGTTCGACTTGCCGTCGGGCGTCACGCGGTAGACCCCCTGGAAGTCGATTTCTTTGGCCGGGTCGTCCCACTTCCCCACCATGCCGTAGGGGGGGTCGGTGAAGTAGATGGCGCCCGAGGAATGGATAGCCAGGTCGTTGGGGCTGTTGAATCGCTTCCCGTCGTAGTTATTCGTGATGGTCTTGAACTTGGGATCGGCGACCGGGCCGGCGGAGGGGAATGGGGTCAGCAGACGTGCGACGCGTCGGTCGCCGTGTTGGCACAGCACGAGACGGCCCCGAGCGTCGAGGGCCAGCCCGTTCGAGCCGGTCTCGCCGCCGCGTGGGACATCGCCCGTGTAGCCCGAGGGGGTGAGCCAAGTCGTGAGGCCCTCTTCCTGCGTCCACTTGTAAACGGTGTTCCGCGGCACGTCAGAGAACACCACGTAGCCGGGCTCCGTGAGCCACACCGGGCCCTCGCTCCAGTCGAGCCCCTCGGCGAGCACCTCGATGGGCGAGTTCGGGTCGACCAACGCGTCGAGCCGCGGGTCGAGACGCTCGATCTCTCCGGTGGTGCGATCGGCGACGGTGCGCGGCGCGTAGGGGGCGGCGTCTTGGGCGAGGGCGGGCGCGAGCAGCGCAAGCGAGGTGATGACCGCAAGGAGTTTCATCGGAGGTCCTAGAAATGAGGGGCTGGGAAGAGCAAGTTGCAAGCGTGTGAGCCGGGGCGTCCCCGCCCCGGGCGCGGGAGAGCAAACGATCCGATTGGTGACGATGAGTCTTGTACGCCGGGTCCGGGGACGGTCCGGCTCGCACGGGGCGGCGTTACGGCTTCTCGTTTTCACACACACACACGAGCGCGGCGCATCCTGGGCAGCCCTCGCCGTACTTGGCGCGGACCGCGGCGGTGAGGTCGACCCCGGCGACGTTGGCGATCGTCGCCAGCCACGCCAGCACGTCGGCGAACTCTCCCTCCTGCGCCTGGGTGTCGCGTTCGCGGAGCGCGGCGGCCAGCTCTCCGACCTCCTCCATCAGCCACATGAACGTGCCGTCGATGCCCCGCTCGAGGTCCTTCTCGAGGTACATCGCGCGGATCAGGCCTTGGAACTCGGCGAGGGTGATGTCGGTAGAGGGCATTTCAGGGACGATGCAGATTGAGCGTTGAACGATGGATCGGGCGTTGGCAGGATTATGCGGGTTGCCGGAGGCCGTGTCAAAACGGCCGCGCGACTTCGGGGAGGAATCAGAAGCGCTTGCGGGCGGCGATTCGAGTAAACTAGCTAGGGCCCGCACGCACGCCGCGTTCGGCCGCTAGACAAGAGGCCCGCACCGATGCCCGAACGAAGCACCAATTCAACGGCCGCTGCGCTCGACGCCACGATCGAGCGGAGCGCCGAGGTTGTCCGCCGCAGCTACCAAAAGCCGGGCTTCCTCAAGCGGCTGGGGCTGTCGCTGCCGGTGACGGTTGAGGACGTCAAGCAGGCGTACTACGTGAAGGCGCGTGAGGCCCACCCCGACCACAACGGCGATCCGCAGCAGTTCAAGGAGATCCAGCGGGCGTTCGACGAGGCGGTCGAGTTCGCCAAGCGGAACGGCAAGCGGCTTCCCTGGATCGGCGCCCAACTGCCGATCTACGTCGCCCAGCGAGACGTTGTTGACAAGGTGCAGCGTTGGGGGGGACGGGTTGTGGTGGAGCCGCTGGAGTGGCTCGAAGACACGGTCGGGCAGGACTTCGCCTCGCTGGCGGACCGCCTGACAGAGATCGACCTGGCGGGCGCCGACATCGGCGACGCCGAGGTCGGCGAGCTGATCGCGGACCCCGACGGCCTACGCTACCTTGAGGTGCTGGGGCTGGCCAACACGCGCGTCACCAACGCCGGCGCGCTCAAGATCGCCGGCGCCACGAGGCTCAAGCTGCTCGACCTGCGCGGCACGCCGGTCACCATCGGCATGCGGAAGCAGCTCCAGACCCTGCGCGCGATCGAGTCGGTGGCCGGCACCAGCCGGCTGGCCGAGTGGGCGCGGCGCATGTTTGGCTGAGACTTATGAACGACGGCCTCGAAGAGGCACAAAAAGGCACAAGAAAAGGAAATCGGCAAGCGACTGAAGCGTGTGCTTCAATCTAGGTACGACCGCCAGCAAACGTTCAATCACAGCGCAAGGCAAGCTGGATCCTACCGCGCTACGCCTTCTACTTTCTTTGTGCCTTCTCGCGCCTTTTCCTGGCCATCTTCGTCGGTGCCATCTGTGTTATCCGTGGCAAGCCCGTCCGTGGCCAGGCGGCGTTCTCGCAGCGCCAGGAAGCTCGGCACCACGACGCTTCGCACGTAGAACGTGTCGAGCAGCACCCCCAGCGACAGCGAGAACCCGAGTTCGATCATCGCGCGCAGCGAGCCGGCGGTCATGGCGATGAACGTGCCGGCCATGATCACGCCGCAGCTAGTGATGATGCCGCCGGTTTGCACCAGCGCCCGGCGGAGCCCCTCGCGGCCGCCGTGCTTGGCCTGTTCTTCGAAGACGCGGGTGGTGAGGTAGATGTTGTAGTCCTGCCCGACCGCGATGAGGATCACGAACAAGAAGATCGGCGCCTTCCAGTCGAGCCCGCTGTAGCCGGGGCCGTAAAGCCACTCGAAGTAGACCTCGGTCACTCCGATCGTCACCCAGTAGCTCACCAGCACTGTTGCGATCAGGAACAGGCAGACCCACGGTCGGCGGAGGATGAAGAGCAGCACGCAGTAGACCGCCAGCACGGTCGACACCTGGATGCGCAGGCGGTCTGCGTTGGTGACGCGTTCCAGGTCCCGCATCCCCGGCGTCGTGCCGGCCAGCTCGAAGCGGGCGCCGCGCCACGGCGAGTCGTCGTCGTCGGCCAGCTTTTCGAGGGCGTCCTCGATCTGCGGCATGAGGTCGCGGCCCTCCTGGGAGAAGGGGTCCTCGGTCAGCACCACGCTTAGCTGCGTCACGCGTCCGGCGTAGGGGGGAGAGTCGGAAACGAACGCATCGGCCGTGATGGGGCTGCCGGCCAGCGCGCGTGCGGCCCACTGCTCGGGGCTCAGCATCCGCGTCCTGCCCGGCTCGCCCCCGGTGGGGAGGTAGAAGCTGCGCACGTCGGCCACCGCCGGCAGGTCGTACAACGCCTTGTGCAGCCAGGCCACGGTGAAGCGGCTGTCGGCCGTCTTGAGGTCCCCTTCGGGGAGCTCGGCCGTCACGGTCAGCGGCGCCACGGCGCCGGGTCCGAAGAACTCTCGCACGAGCGACGCCCCTTCGACCGACGTGCTCCCCTCGGGGAGCTCCGACAACAGGTCGTGGCTGACGCGCACCGAACTCCCCGCCCAGACGAGCGGCGCCGCGACCAACGCGCTCACGGCGAGGATCGTCGCGGGGCGGCGGAGCACCAGGTCGGCGAGCCAGTTCCAGAACCTCGCCGCGGGGCCGTGACGCACCGACTCTTCGGCCGCGACCCCCAGCGGCCAGAAGACGACGGGGCCGAGCACCCTCAGCAGCGCGGGGGCAAACGTCAGGCAGGCCGCCAACGCGATGGCCAGGCAGAGCCCGACGATGGGCCCGCTGCTGGTGAACTTGCCGTAGCGGGCGAGCACCATGGTCGCCAGCCCGACGATGGTGGTCAGCGCGCTGCCCAGCAGCGCGCTGCTGACCCTCCGCAGGGCGAGCCCCGGCGCCCGGTTGCGCCGCGTGCCGCGGGCGAGCTCCTCGCGGTAGCGGGCGATCAAGAACAAGCAGAAGTCGGTGCCGGCGCCGAACAAGATCACCACGACAAAGATCTTGGTGGTGGTGAACACCTTGAGGCCCGACCACCAGTAGTCGTCCGGGCCGAAGTGCTCCGCCAAGAGCGCCACCGTGTTGTACGACACGCTCAGCGACACCGCGATCGTCGCCAGCGGCACCAGCACCAGCAGCGGCGAGCGGTAGATCAACATCAGGCAGGCCAGCACCAACGCCACGGTGGCGACCTCGGTGTTCTGCAGGCTCTCGATGGTCGCGGCGCGGACGTCGCCGCCGATGAGCGCCGAGCCGGTCATGCCGATCCGCAAACCCGCGGGGGCCTGCGGCCGGAGCGTGTCGATGGCCTCGCGGACGGCGTTCAGGACCCGGATGTTGTCGATGGCCATCAGGTCGTTGGTGGTGCGGGCGACCACCATCTGGGCGCGGTGGTCGGGCGAGCGGAGCATGCCGCCCACAACCGGCGTCTGTTCGTCCCAGACCGGAAACTGGGCGTCGGCCAGCGGCACGCCGGGGAGCGCCGCGAGCGCCTTGGCGACCTCGAGCGCAAAGTTGCGGTCGTCGATCGTCAGCGGCTCTTCGTCCCGGGCCAAGACCACCACGATCTGGCTCTTGGCCCGCTCGTTGGGGAAGGCCTCGCGGAGCAGCTTGGCGCCCTGCTGGCTGGTGACGTCGGCCGGCAGGTAGTCGAGGTCGCCGTCGCGGGCGACCTGGTCCCAGCCGGGGGCGACCAGCTTGAGGCAGACCGCTAGCGCGACCCAACCCAGGATCACGAGCCAGGCCCGATCGTTCGCCAGCCGGCCGAGCAGCGATGCGAGCATAGGGGGCCGTTGAGGGTGCAAAGATCGGTGTTCGCCGGCGAGTAGCGTAGTTGGCGGGGGCGCCGAAGCCAAGACGCTTGCGTAAAAACTACCCTCGGATGCGCAAAGCGAGGAAGGCCGTGGCGTTGCGTGGCGTTTCCAATCGCCGGGGGCGCCGGGGGGCTTATGTTGCTGGCTCGACCGGGGTTGTTGGGTTGTCTGCTGGCCCGAAACCGTACTGGCTGACGTCGATGGAGTAGTGCCGCTCGAAAAACTCGGGCAGGTCTGCCAGCGGGGCGTCGTCGTAGCCGCGGGTCACGCTGAGGGTAGACCCTTGCGGGACGGACCGCATTTCTCCCTCCTCGGCAACGACCGCGCCTCCCTTGATCACTACCCGCGGCAACTGGAACATCACCGCCAGGTTCTCGTGCGGCGTATAGATGGTCACGTCCGCATCGGCGCCAACGCCGAGCTGGCCCTTGTGCGCGAGCCCCAGCATCCGCGCAGGGCCGGCCCGGGTGATGATGGCGATCTCGCCCAGCGTGTACTCGCGCTTCAGGTCGGCCAGCACGGTCCGCTCGCGCACCGCCGGCGGGCAGGTCGCCAGCACGTCGTTGCGGTAGCTGCGGTCCATCAGCAGACGGATTAGCTCTGGGTAGGCGAGGAACGACCCGCCGTTGGGGTGGTCGGTGCTCATCGCTACCTGCCATGGGTTGTCGACCAGCAGGTACCACTCCAGCCCGATCGCCCATTGCAGGGCGTGGATCAGGTTCTTGTTCTTGTACACCAATGGCGACACGCCGCATCCCGCCTCGGCCTCGCAGTCGGAGCTCACCCACTTGGCGCCGGTTACTTTGTGCAGGAAGTACCCCAGCGGGCCGTCGGCCGTCATGCTGGTGGTGGCGCCGAACATCACCTGGCCCACGTCGACCGTGAGCAGCGGGTGGGCGTTCACCCACTCGGCCAGCGGCGCCGTGCGGCTGCGCATGGACCGCTCGTCGGCGTCTGTGCCGCCGTAGCTGTGGAACTGAATATGGGTGAGGTGGGCGCGCAGGCCGTCGAGCCCCTGCATCGTGTCGAGCGTGGTCCGCCAGTTGCCGGGGATGCCGAGCTGGTTGCAATGGATGTGCACCGGGTGGGGCAGGGCGAGGCGGTTCGCGGCCTCGGTCACCTGCCTGAGGATCTGCCGCGGCGTGACGCCGAAGCCCGGCACGGCGTCGTCCAGCCCGTCGACGTTGCCGCTGGGGGCGTGCTTCCACGCCTCGACCCCGCCGGGGTTCACCAGCTTGAGCGCATAGCCGCGCGACCGCCCCAGCAGCCAGGCCAGGAACGCCTCGAGCCGCCGCGGGTCCCCCTGCTCGATCGCCCGCATCACGTAGTGGTTGTTCCCCACCAGCATGTAGCACCCCTTGTCGAGGCACGGCGTGTCGTCTAGTTCGGCGTGCACGTGCCGCGCCAGCAGCGGGGGCGCCGCGGCTTCCATCGCGGTGGTGTACCCCAGGCCGGCGTACTTGTAGCCGGTGGCGAAGGTGCTGGGGACGCTCCCCAGCCTGCCGGACCGCGTGAGCGCCGTCCGCATCACCTGCTCTGCGGACGACCCTTTGTCGTCCGCCCGCAGGATGCGTCCCGCGTTGACCTTCGGCCCCGCGATGTGGCAGTGCATGTCGACCCCGCCCGGCATAACCACAAGCCCCGAGGCGTTGATCGTGCGGGCGGGGCGTTCTGCGGGGTCGCTAGGCGGCGCGACGATCTTGCCGCGTTCGACCCACAGATCGCGGACCTCGCCGTCGACGCCATTGGCCGGATCGTAGAGGGTTCCGCCGGCGATCTTCAGCAGGTCGCGGGGCATGACGCGGAGCGCGGGATGATGCGGAGGGGGTAACGCTTGGAGCCGGAAGCGTCAGCGCCCGGAGGTTAACGCGACAAACCTCCGGGCGCTGACGCCTCCGGCTCCACTGCATTATAGCGGATCGCGACGCTACAGCGTTAGGCGATCGACCTTCCAGACGCCCCCTTCGGCGCCCAACAGCACGCGCGCCTGCGTCCCCGACTTGGGAGACTGGTAGATGTACTCGCGCCGGGGCTGGTCCTGCACGGTCACTTCCTGTGCCGAGTAGAACGCTAATTCCTCTTTCAGCAGCGGCTGCTTGCGGGTGCTGCGAACAAAGCTTTCCCGTCCTTCAAGGCTCTTAAACTCGGCGGTGGTCGTGTCCCACGCCTCGCCCCCCTTGCCGGTGCGGATGCTGGTAAGGAACTGCTCGACCACGGGCCGGCCCTCGTCGACGGACGGGATTGGCGCCGGCCGGGTCCGCAGGTAGACGACCGCGGCCAACGCAACCAGAGCCACGGCCGCGACCGCTAGGACGATGGATTGCCGGGCGCTCGCCGTTCGATCGTTTCGCATGGTGTGTCCGCCGATAGGGTCTGGAGGGACGCTGGGTTGTCAGTTCAGGCCGACGCTCTCGCCGCCGGCGCGGGTGCCGGCCGCACGCCAGGGGGCGAGGTCGATATCATCGGCGACCGCTCTGACCGAGCCGTCGAGCATCGCGGCGTTGACGACGCCGGGGTGGTAGCTGCGTGCGGTGATCGCGGCGTAGGTGGGGACGGTGGTCGATTCGCCGTCGCGCATCGAGGTCACGTCGATGTCGTACTCCACGCCGCCGTTGGTGTAGGGGATGCGTGTGTTTGGGGGGAAGGTGGCGGTGACGCCCGTTTCGTGCACGTCCCCCTCGACCCACTCCGTGTGCCCGTTGAAGTCGAAGGTGCCGCCGAAGTAGGCGGCCAGCGCCGCTGGAGTCGCGGGGGCCGGCTCGCCGACCGTCGAGGGGTTGTTCGTGTCCCACACGTTGGGCTGGTAGGCCTTAACCTCGCAGGCCGCCAGGGTCTTGCTGAGCCCGTCGGAGACCTCGGAAAACTTGAACGGGTGGTTCGGCGCGAAGGCGCCGTCGCCCGCCTTGCCGGTGGCCGGGTCGTACACGAACCAAGTGCCGACGTTCAGCCCGTAGTTGAGCGGGTAGTAGGTGAGCGTGGGGGTGGCCCGGGCGCGGTCGTTCTCCTCGGAGGGGCACATGTACAGGGCGATGCGTGTTTGAGCCACTTCCGGATGCTCGGTGAATGGCACGGCGACGTCAAAATCGACTAGGTCCGCAAGCTGCTGCTCTTCGATGTAGGGGAGGATCCGCACCATGGCGGAGAAGGGCTGGAAGGTCTGCCCGCGGGGGATCTCGGCGAACGGGGGCAAGCGATTCTGGGCGCTCTCGTAGTTCTGCAACGCCAGGCCGACCTGCTTGAGCTGGTTCTGGCACTGGGAACGTCGCGCCGCTTCGCGCGCCGCCTGCACCGCGGGCAGCAGCAGCCCGACCAGGATGCCGATGATGGCGATCACCACCAGCAGTTCTACGAGTG from Pirellulimonas nuda includes:
- a CDS encoding aspartate aminotransferase family protein, yielding MSPATAALFADYVVPNYTRYPVSLERGEGSWVWDDQGQKYLDFFPGWGCNLLGHCPPRVVEAVQKQVATLIHVPNTWHTEVQGRWAKLLSERAFPGAKAFFCNSGAEANEAAIKLIRLHTPESRYKIITFTGGFHGRTMGAVTATAQPKYHEGIGPLVAGFEYAPFGDLAAVEALIDDHTAGFLVEPIQGEGGVRLAPEGFLQGLRDLADRHGLVLAFDEVQAGCGRTGHWFAFQHFGVTPDVMTLAKSLCGGVAGGAMLVKSELAPSLRPGMHAATFGGNPLAAAAGIATIETIEEVGLLQRAGELETLFRERLEPQVEELPIAAEFRACGVMIGLELLTPGAPIVQACMERGLLINCTQNTVIRLLPPLTLTDEELHAGCDILIDALRNHTPS
- a CDS encoding SMP-30/gluconolactonase/LRE family protein, which encodes MKLLAVITSLALLAPALAQDAAPYAPRTVADRTTGEIERLDPRLDALVDPNSPIEVLAEGLDWSEGPVWLTEPGYVVFSDVPRNTVYKWTQEEGLTTWLTPSGYTGDVPRGGETGSNGLALDARGRLVLCQHGDRRVARLLTPFPSAGPVADPKFKTITNNYDGKRFNSPNDLAIHSSGAIYFTDPPYGMVGKWDDPAKEIDFQGVYRVTPDGKSNVEDQSLNAPNGVALSPDEQTLYVAQSDPKKPHVFAYDVGSDGSLSNRRVLFDALELSKTRPGMPDGLKLDTQGNLFVTGPGGVLVLTPEGDHLGTIRTGGLIANCAFGDDGRTLYMTSDDLFCRVRLKTKGSGF
- the argF gene encoding ornithine carbamoyltransferase, which translates into the protein MRHLLTVADLSAGDIEAVFAIAEDLKTKFAQGQREALLPGRVMALLFEKQSLRTRVSFEAGMTHLGGGSLMLGDDAGFGKRESIADFTRVLSGMVDVIVVRAKSHATVVEVARHSTCSVINGLTDTSHPCQALADLLTVRERFGSLKGLKLAWVGDGNNVARSLAAACGRAGVELAVATPKGYELDVSGEEMKGVKFTATNDPHEAAAGAHAVYTDVWASMGQEAEREQRQKDFADFQVNSRLMASADPEAIFLHCLPARRGEEVTDEVMDAPYSLVVQQAANRMHAQKGVLVWLLGSKA
- a CDS encoding formylmethanofuran dehydrogenase subunit A, which gives rise to MPRDLLKIAGGTLYDPANGVDGEVRDLWVERGKIVAPPSDPAERPARTINASGLVVMPGGVDMHCHIAGPKVNAGRILRADDKGSSAEQVMRTALTRSGRLGSVPSTFATGYKYAGLGYTTAMEAAAPPLLARHVHAELDDTPCLDKGCYMLVGNNHYVMRAIEQGDPRRLEAFLAWLLGRSRGYALKLVNPGGVEAWKHAPSGNVDGLDDAVPGFGVTPRQILRQVTEAANRLALPHPVHIHCNQLGIPGNWRTTLDTMQGLDGLRAHLTHIQFHSYGGTDADERSMRSRTAPLAEWVNAHPLLTVDVGQVMFGATTSMTADGPLGYFLHKVTGAKWVSSDCEAEAGCGVSPLVYKNKNLIHALQWAIGLEWYLLVDNPWQVAMSTDHPNGGSFLAYPELIRLLMDRSYRNDVLATCPPAVRERTVLADLKREYTLGEIAIITRAGPARMLGLAHKGQLGVGADADVTIYTPHENLAVMFQLPRVVIKGGAVVAEEGEMRSVPQGSTLSVTRGYDDAPLADLPEFFERHYSIDVSQYGFGPADNPTTPVEPAT
- a CDS encoding DnaJ domain-containing protein, encoding MPERSTNSTAAALDATIERSAEVVRRSYQKPGFLKRLGLSLPVTVEDVKQAYYVKAREAHPDHNGDPQQFKEIQRAFDEAVEFAKRNGKRLPWIGAQLPIYVAQRDVVDKVQRWGGRVVVEPLEWLEDTVGQDFASLADRLTEIDLAGADIGDAEVGELIADPDGLRYLEVLGLANTRVTNAGALKIAGATRLKLLDLRGTPVTIGMRKQLQTLRAIESVAGTSRLAEWARRMFG
- a CDS encoding MazG nucleotide pyrophosphohydrolase domain-containing protein gives rise to the protein MPSTDITLAEFQGLIRAMYLEKDLERGIDGTFMWLMEEVGELAAALRERDTQAQEGEFADVLAWLATIANVAGVDLTAAVRAKYGEGCPGCAALVCVCENEKP
- a CDS encoding DUF1559 domain-containing protein, with translation MSRQHNVLTKRAFTLVELLVVIAIIGILVGLLLPAVQAAREAARRSQCQNQLKQVGLALQNYESAQNRLPPFAEIPRGQTFQPFSAMVRILPYIEEQQLADLVDFDVAVPFTEHPEVAQTRIALYMCPSEENDRARATPTLTYYPLNYGLNVGTWFVYDPATGKAGDGAFAPNHPFKFSEVSDGLSKTLAACEVKAYQPNVWDTNNPSTVGEPAPATPAALAAYFGGTFDFNGHTEWVEGDVHETGVTATFPPNTRIPYTNGGVEYDIDVTSMRDGESTTVPTYAAITARSYHPGVVNAAMLDGSVRAVADDIDLAPWRAAGTRAGGESVGLN
- a CDS encoding MMPL family transporter, translated to MLASLLGRLANDRAWLVILGWVALAVCLKLVAPGWDQVARDGDLDYLPADVTSQQGAKLLREAFPNERAKSQIVVVLARDEEPLTIDDRNFALEVAKALAALPGVPLADAQFPVWDEQTPVVGGMLRSPDHRAQMVVARTTNDLMAIDNIRVLNAVREAIDTLRPQAPAGLRIGMTGSALIGGDVRAATIESLQNTEVATVALVLACLMLIYRSPLLVLVPLATIAVSLSVSYNTVALLAEHFGPDDYWWSGLKVFTTTKIFVVVILFGAGTDFCLFLIARYREELARGTRRNRAPGLALRRVSSALLGSALTTIVGLATMVLARYGKFTSSGPIVGLCLAIALAACLTFAPALLRVLGPVVFWPLGVAAEESVRHGPAARFWNWLADLVLRRPATILAVSALVAAPLVWAGSSVRVSHDLLSELPEGSTSVEGASLVREFFGPGAVAPLTVTAELPEGDLKTADSRFTVAWLHKALYDLPAVADVRSFYLPTGGEPGRTRMLSPEQWAARALAGSPITADAFVSDSPPYAGRVTQLSVVLTEDPFSQEGRDLMPQIEDALEKLADDDDSPWRGARFELAGTTPGMRDLERVTNADRLRIQVSTVLAVYCVLLFILRRPWVCLFLIATVLVSYWVTIGVTEVYFEWLYGPGYSGLDWKAPIFLFVILIAVGQDYNIYLTTRVFEEQAKHGGREGLRRALVQTGGIITSCGVIMAGTFIAMTAGSLRAMIELGFSLSLGVLLDTFYVRSVVVPSFLALRERRLATDGLATDNTDGTDEDGQEKAREGTKKVEGVAR